A segment of the Nocardioides plantarum genome:
GCTGTCGGACTTCTTCACCGCCTACGCCTACACCGGGCGTCACGACCGCGACGACGCCGAGCTCGGCGCCGTGCTCGCCCTGCGTGACGAGCTGCGCACCCTGCTCACCGCCGAGCGCGACGACGCCGTCACCCTGGTCAACCGGATGCTGGCCGAGGAGCGTGCGGTCCCCCGGCTCGAGCGCCACGACGAGTTCGACTGGCACCTCCACGCGGTCGCCCCCGACGCGACCTGGGCGGCACGCATCCGGGTCGAGACGGCGATGTCGATGATCGACGTCATCCGCGCCGACGAGATGTCCCGCCTCGGGGTCTGCGCCGACGACGACTGCGAGGGCGTCGTCCTCGACCTGTCCCGCAACCGGTCGCGGCGCTTCTGCTCCACCGCCTGCGGCAACCGCAACGCCGTCGCGGCCTACCGCGCCCGCCAGTCCGCGGGCTGAGCCGGCCCTCCCCGACCAGCCCCGACCAGCCCCGGTCAGCCGCCCGGGTGAGCCGGTCGCCGGGCGGTCTACCTAGCGTCGAGTCATGACCACCGTGAGCCGTACCTTCCTCGTCCAGCCCGAGCCTGCCGTCGTCATCGACTACCTCAAGGACTTCGCCCACGCCGAGGCATGGGACCCGGGCACGGAGAAGTGCACCCAGGAGTCGCCCGGCGAGATCCGCGTCGGCACCCGCTGGCACAACGTCTCCAAGATCGCCGGCGTGACCACCGAGCTGACCTACACCCTCGAGACCCTCACGCCCGGCCGGCTCGTCTTCCGGGGCGAGAACGACTCGGCCTCGACCACCGACACCATCACCGTGCAGGCCAAGGGCGGCGGCAGCGAGATCACCTATGACGCCGTGATCGAGCCCAAGGGTGCCGGCAAGCTCGGCGAGCCGCTGCTCAAGCTGCTCTTCGAGCGCATCGGCACCAAGACCGAGAAGCAGATGACCGAGGTCCTCGACGGCCTTCCTGCGTGACGCGTCGCCGCCGGGCACTCACCCCGGGAGGTGTCCGTCCCGGACGCGCGGCTCGACTACACAGGACCCATGGCTTCCACGATCGATCCTGACCAGGTCACCGCGATCCAGGCGGTCGTCGACCGCGTCTCCTCCTACCAGGACGGCGCCACCGAGGGCACGGTCGAGTCCGAGCTCCGCAAGGGCCTCGACGAGGCCGGCATCACGCTCGGCGACCACCAGGTCTCGGCCCTGGTCGCGGCGATCGAGGCCGACGCCGGTGACGCCGACGCCGGTGACGTCCTTGCCTGAGGCGTGGGTGGTGGTGCTGATCCTCGTGATCGGCATCCCGCTGGCCGCCTGGCTCGGCGTCCGCATGCTCCGCGACCCGCACCGCAAGGGCCACGGGCCCGACGGCAGCTGAGGATCGCCCGACGACCGGTCAGCAGAACCTGGGCGTGTACGACGGGCTGAGGTCGAGGTCGCGCAGGACGATCGGGTGGGTCCGGCCGTACCGGTCACAGCCCTTGTCGAAGTCGGCCCGGCGGTACTCCACCATGACCACCTGGCTGCCGTAGTAGCGCGCGTAGCGCCAGCACTCGGCGAACTCCGCGCACGACTCGGCCACCGCGAGGTCGAACCCGAGCCGGGTGCCGTCGAGGTCGGCGAGGTTCTTCTGGGCGGCGGCCAGTCCGGCCGAGTGCGCCTCGCGCACCAGCAGCCGGGCGAACGCGACGGCGTCGGCGCGCTCGATCAGCCACCGGGACCGCGTGTAGGAGTCGAGGTTGTCGAACTCCACGGCCTGGAAGCCGTGCTTGGCGCAGCCGGCGACCCATCGGCCCATGATCGAGGCGATCCGCTTGCGCTTGGCCGGGGTGCGGATGTCGAGCAGCCACTCCCCCCAGTTCTCGTCGACCACCGGCTTGCCGTTCTTGCGCAGCACCAGGTCGCGGTGGCTCCGGTGCTGCCAGAACCGCTTCTCGTTGGGCTGGGTCTGGAAGCCGTTGACGTAGCAGATGTTGTACTTCCCGCCGACCGAGCGCTCGGTGCGGTCGCGCGCCACGATGCCGACGTGCGCGGGCACCGAGTCCTCGCCGCCGAGCTGGTAGTCGGCGTCGGTGCCGCGCGGCATGGGCTCCACCCGGGCGTACGCCGTACCGCCTCCGATCGGGACGAGCAGCACGGACACGAGGAGCAGACCCAGGAGACGACGCACACCGCCACGGTACGCACCCGGTCGCACCGGCGGCTCGGCGGAGCCGCCGCTCAGCCGGTCACCGGCAGCAGCCCGAGGGCGACTCCCTCCTCGCGCAGCTCCTCTCGTACGTCGGGGTGCGCCGCGTGCTCGATCAGGTTGACGGCCTGGGTCGTCTGGTCACGGCCGAACATCTCCGCAACGCCCTGCTCGGTCACCACCGCGCTCATCTGGAACGACGTCACCGGCTCCTCCACCATCGGCACGATGGTCGACACGTCGGCCCGCGGGTGCCAGGAGCGCAGCGCGATGACGGCCTGTCCGCCCGGGCTGTGCAGTGCACCGACGATGAAGTCGGTCTGCCCGCCGAAGCCGGAGTGGATGCGCGCCCGGATCCGCGAGGCGTTGGCCTGCCCGAACAGGTCGACCTGCAGAGCCGTGTTGACGCTCACCATCGCCGGGTTGGCGGCGATGCGCGCGGGGTCGTTGGTGACCTCGGTGCGCACCATCCGGATCCGCTCGTTGCCGTCGACCCAGTCGAGCAGCTCGTCGGAGCCGAACAGGAACGAGGCGACGACCGGGGCCGACCGGTCCAGGGCGCCCGCCTTCTCCAGGGCCAGGACGGAGTCGGAGAACATCTCCGTCCACACCTTCAGCCCCCGCCGCCCCACGAGCCCGTGCATCGTTGCGTCGGGCACCGCACCGATCCCCGCCTGCAGCGTGGCGCCGTCCGGGACCCGCTCGGCCACCAGCGCCCCGATCGCCGCCGCCGCCTCGTCGACCGGGACGTGCACCGGGACCGGCAGCGGCTCGTCGGCCTCGACGAGCACGTCGACGAGGTCGAGGTCGACCTCGGCGTCGCCGAACGTCCAGGGCAGCCGGTCGTTGACCTGGGCCACGACCAGGCCGCCGCGCCGTCGTACGGCGTCGACGGCGGCCGGCAGCACGTTGACCTCGATGCCGAGCGACACCCGTCCGCCGCGGGGCCGCGTCGTGTGCAGCAGCACCAGGTCGGGCACCTGGGTCGTGCTCAGCAGGAGCGGCACCAACGACAGCCGCGACGGCACGTAGCTCAACCGCGGGCTCCCCCGCATGCCCGGACCCACGAACGACGTCTCGAGGACGACGCCCGCCCGGTCCGGCAGCCCGCGCTGACCGTTGAGCGCCCAGAGCCGGTAGGAGTCGAGCGCGGCGTCGACCAGCGACAGCGTGTGCCACGGCGTCGCGTGGTTGCCGCTCACCAGCACGCGGGGGTCCGGCGGCAGGCGACGCAGCGCCGTGGTCAGGTCCATGGCACCCATGACACCAGCCGCACCCCGCCACCGACGCAGCGAGGGTGCCACCCACCGGGCGGCACCCTCGCTGTGCGTCGGTGAATCGGCTGGATCAGCGCTTGAGCGTCGCCAGGATCCTCTTCTCGCCGCCACCCTTGAGCGTGACGGTGAGGTTGGCGCGCAGGCTGGGCTGCTTGGCCAGCGCGGCCTTGGCCCGTGCCGACAGCCGGATCACGACGTTCGACGTGCGCCCACCGGCGACGTCGATGCGTCCCAGGCCGAGCAGCTTGCCGCCGGCCCGCAGCTCGACGGGACCCACGCAGCGCACCCCGGCGGGCACGCACTCGATCTTGATCCGGCCGGTGCTGCGGTCGGCCACGGCGTCGACGACCTTGGACCGGACCTTGATCGCGGGGCGCGGCGCGGCCTTGACCACCAGGCGAGCGGTGCCGGACCCGGCGGCGACCGAGGCGCTGCCGGCGTACGTCGCCATGAAGGTGTGCGTGGCCGCGCCGGCGTAGGGCCCGACCGTGAAGGTGGCCTTGCCGCTCCTGAGGGTCCCGGTCGCGAGGACCCGGCCGTTGTCGCGCAGGGTGACCGCGCCGGCGGGCGTGGTGCCGTCCGCGGCGACGGTGACGGTGACGGCGGCCCGCTGGCCGACCTGCACCGTGCCGGGGCTGGCCACGACGGTGACCGTCGAGGCGACCGGCTCGGGGTCCGGCACCGCCGTCACGCTCAGCGAGCCGGTGCCGGTCGAGCCGGCCACGGTGTCGTCGCCGTCGTACGTCGCGGTGTAGGTGCGGGTGCCGGGGCTGGAGAACGGCCCGTCCTCGAACGACACGGTGCCGTCGACCAGGTTGCCCGATCCGACGAACACGCCGCTCTCGCGCAGGGTCACCTTGCCGGTGGGCGTGGCGCCCTCGGCCGAGACCGCGACGGTGATCGTCGCGGACCCGCCGACCTGCACGCTGCCGGGCGCCGCCGTGACGGTCACCACGGAGGCGATCGTCTGCGGGTCAGCGGCGGTCACCGTCAGCGAGCCGGTGCCGGTCGAGCCGGCCACGTCGTCGTTGCCCAGGTACGTCGCGGTGTAGGTGCGGACGCCGGCGCTCGCGTACGGCCCGACCTGGAAGGTGGCGGTGCCGTCGTTCAGGTCGGCCGACCCGATCACCTCGTCACCCGCGCGCACGCTGACCTGTCCGGTGGGCGTGATGCCCGGGGCCGCGACCCGCACCGTGAGGATCGAGGACGACCCGACCGGCACGGTGCTGGGCGCTGCCGAGACGGTGACCGTGGACTCGACGGGGTCGGGGTTCGCGACCACGACCAGCGAGCCGGTGCCGGTCGAGCCCGCCACGGCGGTGTCACCGGCGTAGGTGGCGCTGAGCGGGTGGTCGCCCGCCGCGGTGTAGGGGCCGACCTGGAAGGTCGCGCTGCCGTCGGTCAGGGGGCCGGAGCCGACGACCACGGGGCCGTCGTACAGGGTCACGTCGCCGGTAGGCGTGGCGCCGGGTGCGGCGACCTGGACGGTGACCGCCGAGGGCTCGCCGACGGCGACCGAGGCGGGTGTGGCGGACACGGTGACGGTGGAGTCGACGCGGACCGGGGCCCCGACGGTGAACTCGTCGAAGCGAGCGGTCTCCGCGCCGGTGCCGTTGAACGCGCCGAGCCCGACGTAGGGGCTGGTGAGGCCCTCGGTGCCGTACTCCGCACCGATCACGGTCCAGGTGGCGCCGTCGTCGAGCGAGTAGGAACCGCGCAGACGACCGGCGTCGGCCCACAGGCGCAGCCGGACGTCGTCCTGGGCACCGGTGGGCAGGGCGGCGGAGTCGGCGTACTGGTGCTTGCCGTCGGTGACCTTGCCGAGCTCGACGGTCCAGCCGTCGGCCGGCGTGCGCATCACCATGATCTTGGCGAAGTTGGCGGCGTTGCCCCACAGGACCAGCCCGGCCTGGAGGTAGTTGTCGGTGCCGTCGAGGGAGACGGCGGTCTCGGTCATCCAGGCATCGGTGGTCGGCGCCGGCTGCAGGACGACGTTGCGCGCGTTGGCGACGCCGCCGCTCAGGTCACCGTCGCGGGCGTCGATCTCGAGGGCACCGTCGGCGACGCGGTAGCCGTCCGCGGACTCGTTGAGGATCGTCGTCCACCGGCAGCGGTCGAGCTCGTCGCCGTCGAAGGCGTCGTCGGCCACGATCGTCTCGTCGCACGTCGGCGGCACCGGGGCACCCACGTCGAGGTGGTCGATGTTGACGTTGCCGTCGTCACCGGGGGCGAAGCGGATCGCGACCTCGTTGGCGCCGGCACGCAGCGGCAGGGAGAGGGGGAACTCGCCCCAGTCCTTCCAGGTGTCGAACCCCGGCAGGATGATCGGCTGGGAGGCCCCGTTGACGACCAGGGTCACCCGCTTCGCACCGTTGAACGGGTTGGGTCCGGCTCCGTAGCGCAGCACGGCGGGGCTCTCCCCGGCCTCGTCGGCCGGTACGGCGAACGTCGTGGTCGCCCCCTCGTTCCAGTAGCCACCGACGAAGCCGGTGCCGGTGAACCCGGCGTGCTCCGTCGACACCGCGGCGCCGTTGGTGAGCGCCGCGTCCTCGGCCTGGTAGCGGGTGCCGATCTGCGGGACGACCTTGAGGCGGTCGAGGTTGAGGCTGCCGCTGTCGGCTGCGTTGCGCCGCAGCTCGACGACGTTGGCGCCGTCGGTCAGGTCGATGCGGGTCGGCAGGGTCCCGTAGTTGGCCCAGCCGCCCGTGCCGGGCAGCGTGAGCTGGCGCTCGGTGCCGTTGACCACCAGCGTCAGCGTCTTGGTGCCGCCGCCGTTGGCGTAGCGGACGTCGAGGTCGTACGTCGCGGTCGCGGCGGCGGTGACCGTGGTGAGCACGCTGTTGCCGGTGGCCCCGAACCCGCCCACGTAGCCCGTGCCGCTGTACCCGGCGTGCTCGGTCTGCTTCGTGACGCCCGTCAGGACCTGGTCCTCGGCCTCGTAGACGGTCCCGACCGCGGCGCGCTCGTGGCCGGCACCCGAGTCGGCAGCAGAGGCCGACGCCGCGGAGGCGGTCTGGACGGCCCCGACGCCGAGGGTCAGGGCGAGCCCGGCGGCGAGCAGGTGGCGCGCACGGCGCCCTCGCGGTGCGCGCGTGCTGAGGGTTGAGGACACGGAGACTTCCTTCCGGAGGTGGTGACGACGATCACACGACGCCCCATGATGGGGCCGACTCCGGGACTTTTGTCTGCGAATGCGACAAAACAATGCAACTGGTCTAGCGGAAGTGTCTCGACGGGCACCGCACAGCGCGGGCGGCCGTGCCCACCGACGCAACAAGGCCCGATCTGCATCTCTGCAGATCGGGCCTTGTGTCTTGTAGCGGGGGTAGGATTTGAACCTACGACCTCTGGGTTATGAGCCCAGCGAGCTACCGAGCTGCTCCACCCCGCGCCGGTGAACAGAACGTTACCGGACGGGCTCGGTGGGACTCAAATCGGGGTGCCCCACCGGGCCCGTCGGCCGGGCCCGGTCAGCCCGCGGGGGTCTCCGTGGCCCCGGCGGACGGCTCGTCGCTGGGAGTGGCGGACGGTGTCTCGGTCGGCACCTCGTCCCCCGGTTCCCCGCCGTCGATCCGCGCCCGGAAGGCCGCGACGTCCTCGAGCGCGGCCTGGGCCTTGTCGATCTCGGCCAGGTAGGTCTCGAACTTGCCGGCGTCGCGGGCGGTGTCGGCATCCTTGAAGGCCTGGATGGCGACGTCGAGCGCGGCGTCGAGCTGCTGCTGGAGCGTCTGCCCGCCCGACGGCGGGTTGCCCGGTTCGTTCGAGGGCGGCGGAGTGGCCCCGGGGTCGGTGCCGGCGAACGTGTTGCGGATCGCCGCCTCCAGATTGGTCCCGAAGCCGATGTAGCGGTCGGTGTTGCCGTACTTGACCAGGACGTAGCGCAGCTCGGGATAGCTGGTCGTGTCGGCCTGCTTGTTCTGCGCGTAGACCGGCTGGACGTACATGATCGAGCTGCCGACCGGGAACGTGAGCATGTTGCCGAAGGTGACCTTGGCGTTGATCTGCAGCGACGTCAGCGTGTCGTTGATGCCGTCGTCGTTGGCGAAGTCGTTGGCCACCTGGCCCGGGCCCGAGGTCTGGTCGCTCTCGGAGTCCTTGTTGGCGTTGCTCAGCTCCCGGACCTCGAAGCGGCCGTAGTCGTCGCTGGTCGCGTCGGAGTTGACCGACACGACCGAGGCCAGGTTGCCACGCTTGTACGGCACGTAGACCGAGGTGAGGGCGAAGTCCTGGGCCTGGTCTCCGTCGATGAACAGCCGGTACGGCGCCTGGAAGCGGCTGGTGACCTCAGGGTCGCGGGCCACCTCCCACCGGTCGTTGTTGGCGTACCAGTCCCCCGCGTCGGTGACGTGGTAGCGGGCGTACTGGTAGCGCTGCACCTTGAAGAGGTCCTCGGGGTAGCGCAGGTGCTCGCGCAGGCCCTCGGGCATCTGGTCGGCGTCCAGGACGCTGCCGGGGAAGACCTCGCGCCACGCCTGCAGGATCGGGTCGTTCTCGTCCCACGCGTAGAGCGTGACCTCGCCGGTGTAGGCGTCCACGGTCGCCTTGACGGCGTTGCGGATGTAGTTGACCTCGTCGGTCGGCACGGTCTGCAGGCCGGTGTTGACCTGCAGGGCATCGTCGATCATCGACTCGAACGACTCGCGCTGCGCGTTGGGGTAGCGGTCGGTCGTCGTGTAGCCGTCGAGGACCCACAGGATGCGCCCCTTCTTGCCGTCCTGCCCCGGCACGATCACCGGGTAGGCGTCGGAGTCGACGGTCAGCCAGGGGGCGACCTTCTCGACGCGCTCCTGTGGCTTGCGCTCGAACAGCACCTTGGAGTCGCCGTTGACGCGACCCGAGAGCAGGAAGTTGGGCTCCCCGAACTTGAGCGCGAACATCAGCTGGTTGAACGTGCTGCCGACCGAGGCGTCGCCGTCGGCGCCGTACGTCGTCCGCTCGCCGAGGTCGGAGCCCGGCACCGGGAGGTTGAGCTCGACGTTGTTGTCGCCGCCGACCACCGAGTAGTCGGGGCTCTGCTCGCCGTAGTAGATGCGCGACTCGTAGTCGCCGAGCTCGGCGGTGAGGTCGTCCTGCCCGCCGAGCCCCTGGGCCCACTGCGGCTGGCCCGACTCGTTGGAGTTGGAGGCGCCCGAGACGTCGTCGCCGCTGTCGCGCTGGTTGGCGTAGGCCGCGATGATGCCGTTGCCGTGGGTGTAGACGGTGTGCAGGTTGGACCAGTTGCGGGCATCGGAGGCCAGCGAGCTCTGCTGGAGCTCTCGGGCCCCGAGCACGAGCGCGCGCTGGGTGCCGTCGACCTCGTAGCGGTCGACGTCGAGCACCGGGGGGACCGAGTAGTAGCCGAGACGCTGCTGGAGGTTCTCGAACGCCGGGGACAGCAGCTTGGGGTCGACCGACGGGACCGAGCTCGTGTCGGAGATCAGCTGCTCGATCCCAGGGTTGGCGTTGGTC
Coding sequences within it:
- a CDS encoding Ig-like domain repeat protein, which encodes MSSTLSTRAPRGRRARHLLAAGLALTLGVGAVQTASAASASAADSGAGHERAAVGTVYEAEDQVLTGVTKQTEHAGYSGTGYVGGFGATGNSVLTTVTAAATATYDLDVRYANGGGTKTLTLVVNGTERQLTLPGTGGWANYGTLPTRIDLTDGANVVELRRNAADSGSLNLDRLKVVPQIGTRYQAEDAALTNGAAVSTEHAGFTGTGFVGGYWNEGATTTFAVPADEAGESPAVLRYGAGPNPFNGAKRVTLVVNGASQPIILPGFDTWKDWGEFPLSLPLRAGANEVAIRFAPGDDGNVNIDHLDVGAPVPPTCDETIVADDAFDGDELDRCRWTTILNESADGYRVADGALEIDARDGDLSGGVANARNVVLQPAPTTDAWMTETAVSLDGTDNYLQAGLVLWGNAANFAKIMVMRTPADGWTVELGKVTDGKHQYADSAALPTGAQDDVRLRLWADAGRLRGSYSLDDGATWTVIGAEYGTEGLTSPYVGLGAFNGTGAETARFDEFTVGAPVRVDSTVTVSATPASVAVGEPSAVTVQVAAPGATPTGDVTLYDGPVVVGSGPLTDGSATFQVGPYTAAGDHPLSATYAGDTAVAGSTGTGSLVVVANPDPVESTVTVSAAPSTVPVGSSSILTVRVAAPGITPTGQVSVRAGDEVIGSADLNDGTATFQVGPYASAGVRTYTATYLGNDDVAGSTGTGSLTVTAADPQTIASVVTVTAAPGSVQVGGSATITVAVSAEGATPTGKVTLRESGVFVGSGNLVDGTVSFEDGPFSSPGTRTYTATYDGDDTVAGSTGTGSLSVTAVPDPEPVASTVTVVASPGTVQVGQRAAVTVTVAADGTTPAGAVTLRDNGRVLATGTLRSGKATFTVGPYAGAATHTFMATYAGSASVAAGSGTARLVVKAAPRPAIKVRSKVVDAVADRSTGRIKIECVPAGVRCVGPVELRAGGKLLGLGRIDVAGGRTSNVVIRLSARAKAALAKQPSLRANLTVTLKGGGEKRILATLKR
- a CDS encoding acetyl-CoA hydrolase/transferase C-terminal domain-containing protein codes for the protein MDLTTALRRLPPDPRVLVSGNHATPWHTLSLVDAALDSYRLWALNGQRGLPDRAGVVLETSFVGPGMRGSPRLSYVPSRLSLVPLLLSTTQVPDLVLLHTTRPRGGRVSLGIEVNVLPAAVDAVRRRGGLVVAQVNDRLPWTFGDAEVDLDLVDVLVEADEPLPVPVHVPVDEAAAAIGALVAERVPDGATLQAGIGAVPDATMHGLVGRRGLKVWTEMFSDSVLALEKAGALDRSAPVVASFLFGSDELLDWVDGNERIRMVRTEVTNDPARIAANPAMVSVNTALQVDLFGQANASRIRARIHSGFGGQTDFIVGALHSPGGQAVIALRSWHPRADVSTIVPMVEEPVTSFQMSAVVTEQGVAEMFGRDQTTQAVNLIEHAAHPDVREELREEGVALGLLPVTG
- a CDS encoding endo alpha-1,4 polygalactosaminidase; its protein translation is MRRLLGLLLVSVLLVPIGGGTAYARVEPMPRGTDADYQLGGEDSVPAHVGIVARDRTERSVGGKYNICYVNGFQTQPNEKRFWQHRSHRDLVLRKNGKPVVDENWGEWLLDIRTPAKRKRIASIMGRWVAGCAKHGFQAVEFDNLDSYTRSRWLIERADAVAFARLLVREAHSAGLAAAQKNLADLDGTRLGFDLAVAESCAEFAECWRYARYYGSQVVMVEYRRADFDKGCDRYGRTHPIVLRDLDLSPSYTPRFC
- a CDS encoding SRPBCC family protein, with protein sequence MTTVSRTFLVQPEPAVVIDYLKDFAHAEAWDPGTEKCTQESPGEIRVGTRWHNVSKIAGVTTELTYTLETLTPGRLVFRGENDSASTTDTITVQAKGGGSEITYDAVIEPKGAGKLGEPLLKLLFERIGTKTEKQMTEVLDGLPA
- a CDS encoding UPF0182 family protein — encoded protein: MSELFDDDPRATAPSRTGGGRSRALVITAVALLVVIFALTAFAKIYTDRLWYQSAGYGQVFSTMLWTKVVLFLVFGVLLGGAVALNIYLAYRFRPLFRPTSREQSNLDRYRDVVTPIRTWLLIGIVVLVGAFAGASGLSHWRTYLLWRNGPDVQATDAYFDKSIGFYLFDLPWWHFVVDFTMATMVMALIAAIVTHYLYGGIRLQVTRDRLSGSAQAQLSVLLGLFVLAKGVDYYLDRFDLVTQKNRLFTGMNYTGENAVLPAKNILMAVAVICAVLFFLNVWRRTWQLPSVGLALLALSAVLIGMIFPAVVQQFQVKPSEADKEEPYIKANIDATRQAYDIGDVETEPFSPTNANPGIEQLISDTSSVPSVDPKLLSPAFENLQQRLGYYSVPPVLDVDRYEVDGTQRALVLGARELQQSSLASDARNWSNLHTVYTHGNGIIAAYANQRDSGDDVSGASNSNESGQPQWAQGLGGQDDLTAELGDYESRIYYGEQSPDYSVVGGDNNVELNLPVPGSDLGERTTYGADGDASVGSTFNQLMFALKFGEPNFLLSGRVNGDSKVLFERKPQERVEKVAPWLTVDSDAYPVIVPGQDGKKGRILWVLDGYTTTDRYPNAQRESFESMIDDALQVNTGLQTVPTDEVNYIRNAVKATVDAYTGEVTLYAWDENDPILQAWREVFPGSVLDADQMPEGLREHLRYPEDLFKVQRYQYARYHVTDAGDWYANNDRWEVARDPEVTSRFQAPYRLFIDGDQAQDFALTSVYVPYKRGNLASVVSVNSDATSDDYGRFEVRELSNANKDSESDQTSGPGQVANDFANDDGINDTLTSLQINAKVTFGNMLTFPVGSSIMYVQPVYAQNKQADTTSYPELRYVLVKYGNTDRYIGFGTNLEAAIRNTFAGTDPGATPPPSNEPGNPPSGGQTLQQQLDAALDVAIQAFKDADTARDAGKFETYLAEIDKAQAALEDVAAFRARIDGGEPGDEVPTETPSATPSDEPSAGATETPAG
- a CDS encoding CGNR zinc finger domain-containing protein, coding for MVFAHDVEMALQAAVVLANSALEPVTISTVDELSDFFTAYAYTGRHDRDDAELGAVLALRDELRTLLTAERDDAVTLVNRMLAEERAVPRLERHDEFDWHLHAVAPDATWAARIRVETAMSMIDVIRADEMSRLGVCADDDCEGVVLDLSRNRSRRFCSTACGNRNAVAAYRARQSAG